One genomic segment of Bdellovibrionales bacterium includes these proteins:
- a CDS encoding AMP-binding protein encodes MEKIWLKHYPKDVAQTIDINTYSSIVDLFTEAVQRFKHKPCFTNMGMTYTYAEVDTMSDYFASYLINHLRLKKGDRIAIQMPNLLQYPVAMFGALKAGLIIVNTNPLYTDREMEHQFKDADCKAIVILENFAHLLQKILPHTDLQHVIITSVGDLLPFPKNYVVNAAVKYVKKMVPKYDLPLATRFNDAIEIGKKQSFDPVRSTIDEVAFLQYTGGTTGVAKGAMLTHGNLLANMLQTFEWFKPMLVKGDEVALTPLPLYHIFSLTVNCLTLMAYGAHNILVTNPRDLPDLIKTMKKYRPSVMSGVNTLFNALLNNKDFQAMDLSFLKISVAGGMALQEAVAKRWIETTKSPLVEGYGLTESSPIVCCNPIDGRDKRGTIGLPFPSTDVKLVDDNGNEVAHGTPGELYVKGPQVMKGYWQRPEETAKTMDDGWLKTGDIATVDEQGYFKIVDRKKDMIIVSGFNVYPNEVEDVFASHPAVLEVAAIGVPDDRSGEAVKIFVVKKAETTSQDLIEFSKKKLTGYKVPKHVE; translated from the coding sequence ATGGAAAAAATTTGGTTAAAGCATTATCCGAAAGATGTGGCGCAAACGATCGACATCAACACCTACTCTTCCATTGTGGATCTCTTTACGGAAGCGGTTCAAAGATTTAAACACAAGCCCTGCTTTACCAACATGGGAATGACTTACACTTACGCCGAAGTCGACACCATGTCGGATTATTTTGCGTCCTACTTGATCAATCACCTTCGACTGAAAAAAGGAGATCGCATCGCCATTCAGATGCCAAATCTTTTGCAATACCCGGTGGCCATGTTCGGCGCCCTCAAAGCGGGATTGATCATCGTCAACACGAACCCACTTTACACCGATCGCGAAATGGAACACCAATTTAAGGATGCGGACTGTAAAGCGATTGTTATTCTGGAAAACTTCGCTCATCTACTGCAGAAAATTCTCCCGCATACGGACCTTCAACACGTGATCATCACATCCGTCGGAGATCTTTTACCCTTCCCTAAAAATTATGTCGTCAATGCGGCGGTGAAATACGTTAAAAAAATGGTTCCCAAATACGACCTGCCTTTGGCAACTCGTTTTAACGACGCTATCGAAATCGGTAAAAAGCAAAGCTTCGATCCTGTTCGCTCGACCATCGACGAAGTCGCGTTCCTTCAGTACACGGGCGGCACCACGGGAGTGGCGAAAGGAGCTATGCTCACTCACGGAAATCTTTTAGCGAACATGTTGCAAACATTTGAATGGTTCAAACCGATGTTAGTCAAAGGCGACGAAGTGGCTCTCACTCCACTTCCGCTCTATCACATCTTTTCGCTCACCGTGAACTGCCTCACCTTGATGGCTTACGGAGCACATAATATTTTGGTCACAAATCCTCGGGACCTTCCTGATCTCATAAAGACCATGAAGAAGTATCGCCCGTCGGTAATGTCCGGCGTGAACACGTTGTTTAATGCCTTACTCAACAACAAGGACTTCCAGGCGATGGATTTAAGCTTTTTAAAAATCAGTGTGGCCGGAGGCATGGCCTTACAGGAAGCGGTGGCAAAGCGATGGATCGAGACCACGAAGTCTCCTCTTGTTGAAGGCTACGGATTGACGGAGTCGTCTCCGATCGTGTGTTGTAATCCTATCGATGGTCGCGACAAGCGCGGCACCATCGGACTCCCGTTCCCTTCCACCGATGTCAAACTCGTAGATGATAATGGGAACGAAGTGGCCCACGGAACACCCGGCGAACTTTACGTCAAAGGTCCGCAAGTGATGAAGGGGTATTGGCAACGTCCTGAAGAGACCGCGAAAACGATGGACGATGGTTGGCTCAAAACCGGTGATATCGCGACTGTCGATGAACAAGGTTATTTTAAAATTGTCGATCGCAAAAAAGATATGATCATCGTCTCGGGCTTTAATGTTTATCCTAACGAAGTGGAAGATGTCTTTGCATCTCACCCCGCAGTCCTCGAAGTCGCCGCCATCGGTGTGCCTGATGATCGCTCCGGAGAAGCTGTGAAAATTTTTGTGGTGAAAAAGGCTGAGACCACGTCGCAAGATCTCATCGAATTTTCAAAGAAGAAACTGACGGGCTACAAAGTTCCTAAACACGTCGAGTT